One Streptomyces sp. V4I8 genomic window carries:
- a CDS encoding amino acid adenylation domain-containing protein produces MAGRPAVEDVLPLSPMQEGMVFHALYDAQGHDVYTGRTTLRLEGPLDAARMSVAVEKLLARHANLRAAFRTQRSGRPVQVIRSAVRVPWQVTDLSALPPEEREPAFQRLLAEDRTERFDLARPPLLRFRLVTFDDRNHSLVISSHHLLWDGWSAPVLVRELFQLYATDGDLDALPRVRPYRDYLAWLARQDRAAAERSWQAALAGLDEPSLIAPDARDLPAEEPERQTWELSEQDTEALTATARAHGLTVSTVLQGLWAILLGRQTGRTDVVLGATVSGRDADVPGIESMVGLFINTLPVRVRLRPAEPLADLLTRLQSEQSALLDHRHLGLADIQRAAGHTVLFDTLLVFESYPIDDTGIAQALGEAGPRMTGVSVHDATHYPLTLTALPGSRLTLTLSHRTSVLEGAAVRRIAAQLDVLVQEFIRQPTTSVARLGLPPADEPYAPDEHPLPPPTVRALFESQAARTPDAPAVLHGDTTLTFAELDARADRLAAALVARGAGPESVVAVALPRSPDLVTALLAVLKAGAACMPVDPGYPPDRVTLMLDDARPRLVICDRVTAQQLDIKRELVCPPTEEAAVPPRQRPYLSPAHPAYVIFTSGSTGRPKGVIGTQLALANRLHWGRRLGDDDSPDGPPGVRVAKSPLSFIDGLTELLGALVAGEAVALADDEATGDPAALAALADRHRATLLTAVPSLYTTLVESAPPDAFSSVRTWISSGETLPGELADAITRRWPRARLVNLYGCSEAAGDSLIHVHDGGEGPVPLGRPIAHTRVHVLDPFLRPAPFGAVGELYIAGDGLARGYLGQPGRTAERFVADPFGPPGSRLYRTGDLAGLRPDGTVEFLGRADDQVKIRGFRVEPGEIEAAIRALPDVGRAAVVAREDGSAPRRLVAYVVAVPGAALDALALRRALAERLPAHLVPWGVVILKELPLTPSGKLDRRALPAPDFTRTSTFEPPRTEPEKVLCGLFAEVLGLERVGIHDDFFERGGDSIVSVRLADRARRAGLALSPRDVFTHRTPAGLARALPDETAPAPEEFTPTGAPLVSLSQSQLDNVKARWRTR; encoded by the coding sequence ATGGCCGGCCGCCCCGCCGTGGAGGACGTCCTCCCCCTGTCACCCATGCAGGAGGGGATGGTCTTCCACGCGCTGTACGACGCACAGGGCCACGACGTCTACACCGGCCGGACGACCCTCCGCCTCGAAGGGCCGCTCGACGCAGCGCGCATGAGTGTGGCCGTCGAGAAGCTGCTCGCCCGGCACGCCAATCTGCGGGCGGCGTTCCGCACCCAGCGCTCCGGGCGTCCGGTCCAGGTGATCAGGAGCGCGGTCAGGGTTCCCTGGCAGGTCACCGACCTGTCCGCCCTGCCGCCGGAGGAGCGCGAGCCGGCCTTCCAGCGGCTGCTGGCGGAGGACCGGACCGAGCGGTTCGACCTGGCCCGGCCACCGCTGCTGCGGTTCCGGCTGGTCACGTTCGACGACCGGAACCACAGCCTGGTGATCTCCTCCCACCATCTGCTCTGGGACGGCTGGTCCGCGCCCGTCCTGGTGCGGGAACTCTTCCAGCTGTACGCCACGGACGGCGACCTCGACGCCCTGCCCCGCGTACGGCCCTACCGCGACTACCTGGCCTGGCTGGCCCGCCAGGACCGCGCGGCAGCCGAGCGGTCATGGCAGGCTGCCCTGGCGGGACTTGACGAGCCGTCACTCATCGCACCCGACGCCCGGGACCTTCCGGCCGAGGAGCCGGAGCGGCAGACCTGGGAACTCTCCGAGCAGGACACCGAGGCGCTCACGGCCACCGCCCGGGCCCACGGGCTGACCGTCAGTACCGTGCTCCAGGGACTTTGGGCGATCCTGCTCGGCAGGCAGACCGGCCGCACCGACGTCGTGCTAGGCGCCACCGTCTCCGGCCGCGACGCCGACGTCCCCGGCATCGAGTCCATGGTCGGCCTCTTCATCAACACCCTGCCGGTCCGCGTACGGCTGCGGCCCGCCGAGCCGCTCGCGGACCTGCTGACCCGGCTCCAGTCCGAGCAGTCCGCCCTCCTCGACCACCGCCACCTCGGCCTCGCCGACATCCAGCGCGCCGCCGGACACACCGTCCTCTTCGACACCCTGCTGGTCTTCGAGAGCTACCCCATCGACGACACGGGCATCGCCCAGGCGCTCGGCGAGGCCGGCCCCCGCATGACCGGAGTGTCGGTCCACGACGCCACCCACTACCCGCTGACGCTCACCGCCCTGCCCGGCTCCCGGCTGACTCTGACGCTCAGCCACCGGACGTCCGTGCTGGAGGGTGCGGCGGTGCGCCGCATCGCAGCCCAACTTGACGTCCTCGTCCAGGAGTTCATTCGGCAACCGACAACTTCCGTGGCCAGGCTGGGGCTTCCACCCGCCGACGAGCCGTACGCCCCGGACGAGCACCCCCTCCCGCCCCCCACGGTCCGCGCCCTGTTCGAGAGCCAGGCGGCCCGCACCCCCGACGCCCCCGCCGTCCTCCACGGCGACACCACGCTCACCTTTGCCGAACTCGACGCCCGGGCCGACCGGTTGGCGGCCGCCCTGGTCGCGCGGGGCGCCGGCCCGGAGTCCGTCGTCGCCGTAGCCCTGCCCCGCAGTCCCGACCTGGTCACCGCACTCCTCGCGGTACTGAAGGCCGGAGCCGCCTGCATGCCGGTCGACCCCGGCTACCCGCCCGACCGCGTCACGCTGATGCTCGACGACGCCCGACCCCGGCTGGTGATCTGCGACAGGGTGACGGCACAACAGCTCGACATCAAGCGGGAGTTGGTCTGCCCGCCGACCGAGGAGGCCGCCGTACCGCCGCGACAGCGACCGTACCTGTCGCCCGCTCACCCGGCCTACGTCATCTTCACGTCCGGCTCCACCGGCCGCCCCAAGGGCGTGATCGGCACCCAGCTGGCCCTGGCCAACCGCCTCCACTGGGGCCGGCGGCTGGGCGATGACGACTCACCGGACGGCCCACCCGGCGTGCGCGTCGCGAAAAGCCCCCTGAGCTTCATCGACGGCCTCACCGAACTGCTAGGAGCCCTCGTCGCGGGCGAGGCGGTGGCGCTCGCCGACGACGAGGCGACCGGCGACCCGGCGGCCCTCGCCGCACTGGCCGACCGCCACCGGGCCACGCTCCTCACCGCGGTCCCCAGCCTCTACACCACCCTCGTCGAATCCGCCCCGCCGGACGCCTTCTCCTCCGTCCGCACCTGGATCTCCAGCGGCGAAACCCTCCCCGGCGAACTCGCCGACGCCATCACCCGCCGCTGGCCCCGGGCCCGCCTGGTCAACCTCTACGGCTGCTCCGAGGCTGCCGGCGACAGCCTGATCCACGTCCACGACGGCGGCGAGGGCCCGGTCCCCCTCGGCAGGCCGATCGCCCACACCCGCGTCCACGTCCTCGACCCGTTCCTGCGCCCGGCCCCCTTCGGCGCGGTAGGCGAGCTGTACATCGCCGGCGACGGACTGGCCCGCGGCTACCTCGGCCAACCCGGCCGCACCGCCGAACGCTTCGTCGCCGACCCCTTCGGCCCGCCGGGCAGCCGTCTGTACCGCACCGGCGACCTGGCCGGGCTCCGGCCCGACGGCACGGTGGAGTTCCTCGGCCGGGCCGACGACCAGGTGAAGATCCGCGGCTTCCGGGTCGAACCCGGCGAGATCGAGGCGGCGATCCGCGCGCTGCCGGACGTCGGCCGGGCCGCGGTCGTGGCCAGGGAGGACGGCTCGGCACCGCGACGCCTGGTCGCCTACGTCGTAGCGGTTCCCGGCGCCGCCCTCGACGCCCTGGCCCTGCGCCGGGCACTCGCCGAACGGCTCCCCGCCCACCTGGTCCCGTGGGGCGTGGTGATCCTGAAAGAACTGCCGCTCACCCCCAGCGGCAAACTCGACCGACGCGCCCTGCCCGCCCCCGACTTCACGCGGACGTCCACCTTCGAACCGCCCCGCACCGAACCGGAGAAGGTGCTGTGCGGACTCTTCGCCGAGGTGCTCGGGCTGGAACGGGTCGGCATCCACGACGACTTCTTCGAACGCGGCGGCGACAGCATCGTCTCCGTCCGGCTGGCCGACCGTGCCCGCAGAGCCGGACTCGCCCTCTCCCCCCGGGACGTCTTCACCCACCGCACCCCGGCCGGGCTCGCCCGCGCCCTGCCCGACGAAACCGCCCCCGCGCCCGAGGAGTTCACTCCGACCGGCGCCCCGCTCGTGTCACTCAGCCAGTCGCAGCTCGACAACGTCAAGGCGAGGTGGAGGACTCGATGA
- a CDS encoding MbtH family protein — protein sequence MANPFDDANGVFHVLVNDEGQHSLWPDFAPVPEGWSSVHGPDDRAACLEYVERHWTDMRPRSLAEAMRQAEG from the coding sequence ATGGCCAACCCCTTCGACGACGCCAACGGTGTCTTCCACGTTCTGGTCAACGACGAGGGCCAGCACTCCCTGTGGCCGGACTTCGCGCCCGTACCCGAGGGCTGGTCGTCCGTGCACGGCCCCGACGACCGGGCCGCCTGTCTGGAGTACGTCGAGCGGCACTGGACGGACATGCGCCCGCGCAGCCTGGCCGAGGCCATGCGCCAGGCCGAGGGCTGA
- the panD gene encoding aspartate 1-decarboxylase gives MVHRTLLNGKIHRATVTQADLHYVGSLTIDQDLMEAADIVEGEAVQVVDIDNGARLTTYAITGERGSGVIGINGAAAHLVHPGHLVIIMSFAVLDESERAAHRPRVVHVDKANRVVALGADPAEPVPGAADQFTGAFTHTAPRQSGEQERN, from the coding sequence ATGGTGCACCGCACCTTGCTGAACGGCAAGATCCACCGAGCCACCGTCACCCAGGCAGATCTGCACTACGTGGGATCCCTGACGATCGATCAGGACCTCATGGAAGCCGCCGACATCGTCGAGGGCGAAGCCGTCCAGGTCGTCGACATCGACAACGGCGCCCGACTCACCACCTACGCCATCACCGGCGAACGCGGCAGCGGCGTCATCGGGATCAACGGCGCCGCCGCCCATCTCGTCCACCCCGGTCACCTGGTGATCATCATGTCCTTCGCCGTACTCGACGAGTCCGAGCGCGCCGCCCACCGGCCGCGGGTCGTCCACGTCGACAAGGCCAACCGGGTCGTCGCACTCGGCGCCGACCCCGCCGAACCCGTACCGGGCGCGGCCGACCAGTTCACCGGAGCCTTCACCCACACCGCGCCACGTCAGTCCGGCGAGCAGGAGAGGAACTGA
- a CDS encoding amino acid adenylation domain-containing protein, whose amino-acid sequence MSKAPGDDGSLVEDVLPLSPLQQGLLFHALFDESAQDVYTMQSLVEIEGPLRPHLLRTAAEELFARHANLRSAFLHEDLDEPVQVVLKQVPLNWAEADATGEDEVARLVAEDAAARFDLTDPPLLRLTLVRRAPDRRLLILTNHHLLLDGWSIPLLVRELLQLYAAQLAPGSTAPLPPVRPYRDFLAWLASRDRAASADAWREALAGVAPTVLAPSAAGLVPVPPELHTLRLTEELTGRLQEFARRRGVTVNTVVQGLWALLLARLTGRDDVVFGATVAGRPAELAGAESMIGLFINTVPVRVTVPPGEQVGVFLRRLQDEQSSLMDHQHLGLTEIQRLAGAGDLFDTLLVFENYPIDEAAVAEAEASAGLRILEVKGSGATHYPLTLAVLAEQRLGVVFEFRPDCYDRPTVEELAGRFERLVHAVLADPDARLAALDALGPEERAALLAGGVGERLPTPQYRTMPEVFEAQAARTPDAVAVVGDGQSLTFEQLNTSANQLARWLVELGAGPERIVAFALPPTPDTLTALLAIQKAGAAYLPLDPTWPEERIAGMLADAGPVAFISTRTATPVKGRGAVTFAAPPRGRDQPHTARSRHTAFPPDCSVFLDAPDARTRLANTPSSNLTDADRQTPLLPEHPAYVIYTSGSTGRPKAVVIPQRAIANLFTAHNTALHNPASTATGRALRIGHAWPIAFDASWQPMLWMFAGHELHMVPEDIRRDPTALRDFLARHRIEFIELSPSLLGELVSQGGDWQAQLKVLGVGGEAVPPDLWRILRDTDGLAAHNLYGPTECTVDSADCDLALTERPAIGRPVAGGTLYILDGHLNPVPVGVEGELYVAGAGLARGYLGRPAATASRFVADPFSDSPGARMYRTGDIARWTAEGLVECLGRVDDQVKIRGYRIEPGEIEAVLLEHELVERAAVVVREDTPGVRRLVAYVIPAVPPAEDTAESLRRAVAAVLPDYMVPSAFVPVDGFPLTLNGKLDTAALPAPSRSAGPAAQPPRNPVEERLATLFAEVLGLDSVGVHDSFFALGGDSLVSMRLVSQARGAGLAISPRDVFERPTIAELAELAELAELAERAADAAARTGTPARRVTDPGDIPLTPMLTWLTEQSGPFRRLSQARFLRTPPGMDLDGLHRTVQAVLDRHDLLRSTFARAADGAWRFHASPAGTAHAVDCVRRIDAERLDHTAIGTLVPEAMDELVAELDPAAGSMARFLWFDAGGGREGRLLVVLHHLVTDAASWGVLVADLAAAWEGRDLSSVGTPFREWAGELQKLAPGRSPELPFWQGVLDRPEPPLGTGPLDPAQDTRATLRRHWTTLGPDITEPLTTASVQDVLLTALALAVPAWRGAPDRSVLIALEGHGREEHLVPGADLSSTLGWFTSVFPVRLDPGTTDHVRRVRDQLAALPDKGIGFGLLRHLAPDTAAQLAQLPQPQIQFSYLGRMAMGERRESAVFTSAPETGAMGSGADPEMPAPYALVVSAVITGSELSVCWQWPERLFTETEIGRLAALWTTSLELLLKGGDQ is encoded by the coding sequence ATGAGCAAGGCACCCGGGGACGACGGTTCCCTGGTCGAGGACGTGCTGCCGCTCTCCCCGCTCCAGCAGGGCCTGCTGTTCCACGCCCTGTTCGACGAGAGCGCCCAGGACGTCTACACCATGCAGTCCCTGGTGGAGATCGAGGGCCCCCTGCGCCCCCACCTCCTGCGCACCGCCGCCGAGGAACTCTTCGCCCGCCACGCCAACCTCCGCAGCGCCTTCCTCCACGAGGACCTGGACGAACCGGTGCAGGTGGTACTCAAGCAGGTCCCCTTGAACTGGGCCGAGGCGGACGCCACGGGGGAGGACGAGGTGGCCCGGCTGGTCGCCGAGGACGCCGCCGCCCGCTTCGACCTCACCGACCCACCCCTGCTGCGCCTGACGCTGGTCCGTCGCGCCCCCGACCGCCGGCTGCTGATCCTCACCAACCACCACCTCCTGCTGGACGGCTGGTCCATCCCGCTCCTGGTCCGCGAACTCCTCCAGCTCTACGCCGCCCAGCTCGCCCCCGGATCCACGGCCCCGCTGCCCCCCGTACGCCCGTACCGGGACTTCCTGGCCTGGCTCGCCTCCCGGGACCGCGCAGCCTCCGCAGACGCCTGGCGCGAGGCGCTGGCCGGGGTCGCGCCGACGGTACTCGCACCCTCGGCCGCCGGGCTGGTCCCGGTGCCGCCCGAGCTGCACACGCTGCGACTCACCGAGGAACTGACCGGCCGGCTACAGGAGTTCGCGAGGCGCCGGGGCGTCACCGTCAACACGGTCGTGCAGGGACTGTGGGCCCTGCTGCTGGCGCGGCTGACCGGGCGCGACGACGTGGTCTTCGGGGCGACCGTGGCAGGACGCCCCGCCGAACTCGCCGGTGCGGAGTCCATGATCGGCCTGTTCATCAACACCGTGCCGGTCCGGGTGACGGTACCGCCCGGAGAGCAGGTAGGCGTTTTCCTGCGCCGTCTCCAGGACGAACAGTCGAGTCTGATGGACCATCAACACCTCGGCCTCACCGAGATCCAGCGCCTCGCCGGCGCGGGCGACCTCTTCGACACCCTGCTCGTCTTCGAGAACTACCCCATCGACGAGGCCGCGGTCGCCGAGGCCGAGGCGTCCGCCGGACTCCGGATCCTTGAGGTCAAGGGCTCGGGCGCCACCCACTACCCGCTGACCCTCGCCGTACTCGCCGAGCAACGCCTCGGTGTCGTCTTCGAGTTCCGCCCCGACTGCTACGACCGCCCGACGGTGGAGGAACTGGCCGGACGCTTCGAGCGGCTCGTGCATGCGGTGCTTGCCGACCCGGACGCCCGTCTGGCCGCCCTGGACGCCCTCGGGCCCGAGGAGCGCGCCGCGCTGCTGGCGGGCGGGGTGGGTGAGCGGCTGCCGACACCGCAGTACCGCACGATGCCGGAGGTGTTCGAGGCACAGGCGGCTCGTACGCCGGACGCGGTGGCGGTGGTCGGGGACGGGCAGAGTCTGACCTTCGAGCAACTGAACACCAGCGCTAACCAACTGGCGCGATGGCTGGTCGAGTTGGGTGCAGGCCCGGAGCGGATCGTAGCGTTCGCGCTACCGCCCACCCCCGACACGCTGACAGCCCTCCTGGCGATCCAGAAGGCGGGCGCGGCCTACCTGCCTCTGGATCCGACGTGGCCGGAGGAGCGGATCGCGGGGATGCTGGCGGACGCAGGTCCGGTGGCTTTTATCAGCACGAGGACCGCAACGCCCGTCAAGGGGCGCGGGGCTGTGACATTTGCGGCTCCGCCGCGCGGGCGCGACCAGCCACACACAGCCCGCAGTCGCCACACGGCATTCCCCCCCGACTGCTCCGTATTCCTCGACGCCCCCGATGCACGGACCCGCCTCGCGAACACCCCCTCCTCCAACCTCACCGACGCCGACCGCCAAACCCCCCTGCTCCCAGAACACCCCGCCTACGTCATCTACACCTCCGGCTCCACCGGCCGCCCCAAAGCCGTGGTCATCCCCCAGCGAGCCATAGCCAACCTCTTCACCGCCCACAACACCGCCCTGCACAACCCGGCCTCCACAGCGACCGGCAGAGCCCTCCGTATCGGACACGCCTGGCCCATCGCCTTCGACGCCTCCTGGCAACCCATGCTGTGGATGTTCGCCGGACACGAACTCCACATGGTGCCGGAGGACATCCGCCGCGACCCCACAGCCCTGCGCGACTTCCTCGCCCGCCACCGCATCGAGTTCATCGAGCTGTCCCCGTCCCTGCTCGGCGAACTCGTCTCCCAGGGCGGCGACTGGCAGGCCCAGCTGAAGGTGCTCGGCGTCGGCGGGGAGGCCGTACCGCCGGACCTGTGGCGCATCCTGCGGGACACCGACGGGCTCGCCGCGCACAACCTCTACGGCCCCACCGAATGCACCGTCGACTCGGCGGACTGCGACCTCGCCCTCACCGAGCGACCCGCGATCGGCCGCCCCGTGGCCGGCGGCACCCTCTACATCCTGGACGGCCACCTCAACCCCGTGCCCGTCGGCGTCGAGGGCGAGCTGTACGTGGCCGGCGCGGGCCTGGCCCGGGGCTACCTCGGCCGACCCGCCGCCACCGCGAGTCGCTTCGTCGCCGACCCCTTCTCCGACAGCCCCGGTGCGCGCATGTACCGCACGGGCGACATCGCCCGCTGGACCGCCGAAGGTTTGGTGGAGTGCTTGGGCCGGGTCGACGACCAGGTCAAGATCAGGGGCTACCGGATCGAACCGGGCGAGATCGAGGCGGTGCTGCTGGAGCACGAGCTGGTCGAGCGGGCGGCGGTCGTCGTCCGCGAGGACACACCCGGCGTACGGCGCCTCGTCGCCTACGTCATCCCGGCCGTGCCGCCGGCCGAGGACACGGCGGAGTCGCTGCGCCGCGCCGTGGCCGCCGTACTGCCCGACTACATGGTGCCGTCGGCGTTCGTCCCGGTGGACGGCTTCCCGCTCACCCTCAACGGCAAGCTGGACACCGCGGCCCTCCCCGCACCGTCCCGGTCCGCGGGCCCGGCCGCCCAGCCGCCCCGGAACCCGGTCGAGGAACGGCTCGCCACGCTGTTCGCCGAGGTGCTGGGGCTGGACTCGGTCGGCGTGCACGACAGCTTCTTCGCCCTCGGCGGCGACAGCCTCGTGTCCATGCGGCTGGTCAGCCAGGCGCGGGGGGCCGGGCTGGCGATCTCGCCGCGGGACGTGTTCGAGCGGCCCACGATCGCCGAACTCGCCGAACTCGCCGAACTCGCCGAACTCGCCGAACGGGCGGCGGACGCCGCGGCACGCACGGGCACCCCCGCACGCCGGGTGACCGACCCCGGCGACATCCCGCTCACCCCGATGCTCACCTGGCTCACCGAGCAGAGCGGCCCCTTCCGCCGGCTCAGCCAGGCCCGCTTCCTGCGCACCCCGCCCGGCATGGACCTCGACGGCCTGCACCGCACCGTCCAGGCCGTCCTGGACCGCCACGACCTGCTGCGCTCCACCTTCGCCCGGGCGGCGGACGGGGCCTGGCGCTTTCACGCCTCACCCGCGGGCACGGCCCACGCCGTCGACTGCGTTCGCCGGATCGACGCCGAGCGCCTGGACCACACGGCGATCGGCACCCTCGTGCCGGAGGCGATGGACGAGCTGGTCGCCGAGCTCGACCCGGCAGCCGGGTCGATGGCGCGGTTCCTGTGGTTCGACGCCGGCGGTGGTCGCGAGGGCCGGCTCCTGGTCGTGCTGCACCACCTGGTGACCGATGCCGCGTCCTGGGGCGTGCTCGTCGCCGACCTGGCCGCCGCCTGGGAGGGCAGGGACCTGTCATCCGTCGGCACCCCCTTCCGTGAGTGGGCGGGGGAGCTTCAGAAGCTGGCGCCGGGCCGGTCGCCCGAACTCCCCTTCTGGCAGGGCGTGCTGGACCGGCCCGAACCGCCCCTCGGAACGGGCCCCCTGGACCCCGCCCAGGACACCAGGGCCACCCTCCGCAGGCACTGGACCACCCTGGGCCCCGACATCACCGAACCCCTGACCACCGCCTCCGTCCAGGACGTGCTGCTCACGGCGCTCGCACTCGCCGTACCGGCCTGGCGCGGCGCCCCCGACCGCTCCGTGCTGATTGCCCTGGAGGGCCACGGCCGTGAGGAACACCTGGTGCCGGGCGCCGACCTGTCCAGCACCCTCGGCTGGTTCACCAGCGTCTTCCCGGTCCGGCTCGACCCCGGCACCACGGACCACGTACGCCGCGTCCGCGACCAGCTGGCCGCCCTGCCCGACAAGGGCATCGGATTCGGCCTGCTCCGCCACCTCGCCCCCGACACGGCCGCCCAGCTCGCCCAACTGCCCCAGCCCCAGATCCAGTTCAGCTACCTGGGCCGGATGGCGATGGGCGAGCGGCGCGAGAGCGCCGTGTTCACCAGCGCACCCGAGACCGGTGCCATGGGCAGTGGCGCCGACCCGGAGATGCCCGCCCCCTATGCCCTCGTCGTCTCCGCGGTGATCACCGGATCCGAACTCTCGGTGTGCTGGCAGTGGCCGGAACGGCTCTTCACGGAGACGGAGATCGGGCGGCTCGCCGCGCTCTGGACCACGTCCCTCGAACTGCTCCTGAAAGGCGGAGACCAGTGA